GGAGATAGCTCATCCCAGGTTTTAGCAGCCTCTAATGCTAAGTCGGGTGATCCACCCGTAATGGCTATTTCCATAGCTCTTTGAGCCAATCTTGGATCTTTGTACTGACGCGCCATCTCTAGGTAGGTGTTGTAAGCCAACCCAGCCTCACCTCGTTGCAGGGCAATTGCTGAGGCAAGGACCTCGAAAATAGCTTCACCCGTTTGAATTCCGTTGGGCGCCGTTTGGGCATGAGCTAGTGAAAAGACACTAGCAGCTAAGGTTCCCAGGAATAAAGCCCTCAAGAGAGGTTTTGGTGTGAACTTACTCATAAGCACATTCTAATCCGCGAATCTACAATCCATTTATGCCAGAACTTCCAGAAGTAGAGGTCACCCGACTGGGTATAGCGCCCCACCTTGAGGGGCGGAAAGTGAGTGCCGTCAAAATAATTGATGGGCGCTTGCGCTGGCCTGTGCCAGCCAGCCTTTCAAAAATCTTGTCTGGGCAAAAGGTTCATGCCATTGAAAGGCGCGGTAAGTATCTTTTGCTGGAGATGGATACTGGTTATTTAATAATTCATTTAGGGATGACTGGAACGTTGCGTGTGCTACCCCGCTCAGACCCCCTAAAGACTCACGACCGAGTTACTTTTGAGTTCGCCAAGCTCAGTTTGCGTTTGCATGATCCACGAAAATTTGGCGCTGTTCTATGGCATCCCAAATCAAAGGGACCAATTGAAAAATTTGTTCTTTTACAAAAACTTGGAGTGGAACCGTTTTCTCCAGAATTTGCTGATGAATTAGGCGCAGATGTTTTGTATCAAACTTCTCGTAAGCGAAGTGTTGCTGTCAAACAGTTCCTGTTGGCGGGGCAAGCTGTTGTTGGGGTAGGTAACATTTATTGTTCAGAAAGTCTATTTGAGGCAGACATACATCCAGCAAAAGCCTCGGGCAAGCTGACTCGACCACAATGTTCTCGTCTTGCAAAGGCTGTCAGATCGATACTAAAAAAAGCAATTGACGCCGGCGGTAGCTCCTTAAAAGATTTTGTGAATAGCGACGGTGATCCCGGTCACTTTATGGTCCAAACCAAAGTTTATGACCGTAAAGGGTTGCTATGCAAGGTGTGTGGAACGCCTATTAGCCAAATAGTACAAGGCCAGCGATCAACTTACTTTTGTCCGCAATGTCAGAAACGTTGATCAAAACATTTGCGTCTAAGTTGATTGCTTGGTATGCGGTCAGTGGGCGCCCAGGCTTACCTTGGCAAGGCAATCGGGATCCTTATGCAGTGTGGGTATCAGAAATCATGTTGCAACAAACCCAGGTGGCTACAGTGCTTGAGCGTTACCCACGTTTCATGAAGCGATTTCCAACGGTTAAAAAATTAGCCGCTGCACAAGTCGATGAGGTATTGGCGGAATGGGCTGGCTTGGGGTATTACTCTCGCGCCCGAAATCTTCACGCCTGTGCCAAGCAGATCATGACAGAGTTTGCTGGAAAATTTCCCAGTGACCCTGTCTTACTTGAGCAGCTAAAGGGTATTGGGCGATCTACCGCTGGAGCAATTGCTGCTTTTGCTTTTCATGAGCGCGCCCCCATTTTAGATGCAAATGTGAAGCGTATTTTGGCTCGACTATTTGCAATCGAAGGCGCCATGCAAGATAAGGCGGTGAATGATCGGCTTTGGGAGTTAACAACCAAATTATTGCCATCCAAACCCGTTGATATGCCGGTATACACACAAGCCTTGATGGACTTTGGGGCAACCTGGTGCACATCACGCAAACCAGTTTGCTTAAGCTCTGAGAGAAAGTGTCCTTTCACAAAAGCCTGTCAGGCTAATTTAAGCGGACAAGCACTCTTATTTCCACAAAAAACAATCAAGACTAAATCACCGGAATTTGATTGCAATATGTTGCTCATTCGATCTGGTAATTCCATTCTGCTACAAAAACGTCCTGACAAAGCTATTTGGAGTGGTCTTTGGTCTTTACCGGAATCGCCATGGACACCCAGAGAACCAGGCGTTAAGAACGCTGATTTAAAGCCTGTGGAATTATTGGCAGGAGCGCTACCTGAAGAAGGCTTGGTTTTGCTGAAAAAGGTTTCTAAGGGGATAAAGAAAACAGCAGAAATAAAGCATGTCTTTACGCATCGACGTTTATGGATGCATATTTGGCAAGGAGCTGCTGAACAAGAAATAGCATTTGCAAATATGGATTTGAAATGGGTGCCCTTAGGTCAGCTTGGGCGCTATGGCCTGCCCCAGCCGATCAAGGTTTTACTGCAGGGATTGAATCTAGTTCGCGGTGGCGATCTAAAAAGTTGAGCTGAAGGCTCTCGTAATCTTTTTGGTTGCGAAAGTATTCACTGAGTCGGTTTACTAAATAGACGGAGCGGTGCTGACCTCCGGCACATTCAATGGCAACTGTTAAATAACTACGACCATCAGCAATGTAATGAGGTAGCCAGCGATGAATAAACTGTGTGATATCTGCTTCTATGTTTACTGCTTCTGGAATTTTTTCTAAGAACTCTTTGACGAGTTTGTCGTTACCAGTGAGAGGTCTTAACTCGTTGTCGTAGTGGGGAGTTGGTAGGCAGCGCACATCAAACACTAAGTCGGCTTCACTGGGCACGC
The nucleotide sequence above comes from Polynucleobacter necessarius. Encoded proteins:
- the mutM gene encoding bifunctional DNA-formamidopyrimidine glycosylase/DNA-(apurinic or apyrimidinic site) lyase; the protein is MPELPEVEVTRLGIAPHLEGRKVSAVKIIDGRLRWPVPASLSKILSGQKVHAIERRGKYLLLEMDTGYLIIHLGMTGTLRVLPRSDPLKTHDRVTFEFAKLSLRLHDPRKFGAVLWHPKSKGPIEKFVLLQKLGVEPFSPEFADELGADVLYQTSRKRSVAVKQFLLAGQAVVGVGNIYCSESLFEADIHPAKASGKLTRPQCSRLAKAVRSILKKAIDAGGSSLKDFVNSDGDPGHFMVQTKVYDRKGLLCKVCGTPISQIVQGQRSTYFCPQCQKR
- the mutY gene encoding A/G-specific adenine glycosylase, with translation MSETLIKTFASKLIAWYAVSGRPGLPWQGNRDPYAVWVSEIMLQQTQVATVLERYPRFMKRFPTVKKLAAAQVDEVLAEWAGLGYYSRARNLHACAKQIMTEFAGKFPSDPVLLEQLKGIGRSTAGAIAAFAFHERAPILDANVKRILARLFAIEGAMQDKAVNDRLWELTTKLLPSKPVDMPVYTQALMDFGATWCTSRKPVCLSSERKCPFTKACQANLSGQALLFPQKTIKTKSPEFDCNMLLIRSGNSILLQKRPDKAIWSGLWSLPESPWTPREPGVKNADLKPVELLAGALPEEGLVLLKKVSKGIKKTAEIKHVFTHRRLWMHIWQGAAEQEIAFANMDLKWVPLGQLGRYGLPQPIKVLLQGLNLVRGGDLKS